In Rhodospirillaceae bacterium, a single window of DNA contains:
- a CDS encoding efflux RND transporter periplasmic adaptor subunit encodes MIKKLLFIPPVLIGIAVLFYVASGNRAPDRKPPEERARAVRVISANSVRLVPHVTGFGSVYPGTVWSAIAQVSGEVIYVHPGLKKGSILSADTEIVRISPADFELALTQAKANIRSAQAKLAEIKITEINTADLAEIEKRGLALREIERKRKEDLFKRGTVARSAFELEQRESLAQRKKVQDLENALRLLPTQRAVQHEQIAVYKAQLESAKLDLARTRIKLPFDARIGEVTVEAQQYAQSGSTLVTADSLDVAEVEAQIPISQFRAMVHASTAGMTPTGITATSLSKIIQNIGFDATVRLRAGNDIVEWPARFARISDTIDPKTRTIGVIVAVDGAYAKAAPGLRPPLSKGMFVEIDIRTGAKENRIVVPRAAIHDGKLYVLKSDNRLDIRPVKVGLVQGDLAVIDEGVAIGERIVVSDLIPAVADMLLLPHPDGPLQSRLELEAANGTQHR; translated from the coding sequence TTGATTAAAAAACTGCTTTTTATTCCACCAGTATTAATCGGCATCGCTGTATTATTTTACGTCGCGAGCGGCAACCGAGCGCCAGATCGAAAACCACCAGAAGAGCGCGCCCGCGCTGTTAGGGTCATTAGCGCCAACTCTGTTAGACTAGTGCCGCACGTTACTGGATTTGGCAGCGTCTATCCGGGCACCGTATGGAGCGCTATTGCGCAAGTTTCTGGTGAGGTCATCTATGTGCACCCGGGCCTCAAGAAAGGCTCCATTCTTTCCGCAGACACTGAAATTGTCCGAATTTCTCCTGCCGACTTCGAATTGGCACTAACCCAGGCAAAGGCAAATATTCGCTCAGCCCAAGCAAAGCTGGCCGAAATTAAAATAACTGAAATTAATACAGCCGATTTGGCGGAAATTGAAAAGCGGGGATTGGCGTTGCGTGAAATTGAACGCAAGCGCAAAGAGGATTTATTTAAACGCGGAACCGTCGCACGGTCCGCGTTTGAGTTAGAACAACGCGAAAGCCTCGCCCAACGTAAGAAAGTTCAAGACCTTGAGAATGCGCTTCGTCTGCTGCCGACACAGCGGGCGGTACAGCACGAACAGATTGCCGTCTATAAGGCGCAACTGGAATCAGCGAAGCTTGATCTCGCACGCACGCGCATAAAACTGCCGTTCGATGCAAGGATCGGTGAGGTCACCGTTGAGGCGCAACAATATGCCCAGTCTGGTAGCACTTTGGTCACGGCAGACAGCCTGGATGTTGCTGAAGTAGAAGCCCAAATTCCAATTTCTCAATTCCGTGCAATGGTTCATGCGAGCACCGCGGGCATGACTCCAACAGGCATTACGGCAACATCTTTGTCGAAGATCATTCAAAACATAGGTTTTGATGCGACCGTTCGCTTGCGTGCTGGAAATGACATTGTCGAGTGGCCGGCTCGATTTGCCCGCATAAGCGACACGATTGATCCAAAAACCCGCACGATTGGCGTCATTGTTGCCGTTGACGGTGCATATGCCAAAGCGGCACCCGGCCTGCGTCCGCCGCTTTCCAAAGGTATGTTTGTGGAAATCGACATTCGAACGGGCGCAAAGGAAAACCGAATTGTTGTGCCCCGTGCAGCCATTCACGACGGAAAACTCTATGTTCTCAAGAGCGATAATCGACTTGATATTCGACCGGTTAAGGTTGGATTGGTTCAAGGTGATCTGGCGGTTATTGACGAAGGGGTTGCAATTGGTGAAAGAATCGTCGTTTCAGATTTGATTCCTGCCGTCGCCGACATGCTGTTGCTTCCGCATCCTGACGGTCCATTGCAAAGTAGACTCGAGCTTGAGGCAGCAAACGGAACGCAACACCGATGA
- a CDS encoding OFA family MFS transporter — MQVDRTSNRWLVVLGSLLIQLSLGAIYAWSVFTPALRAAGWSKVDTQIVFAVGLVTFALTMVFSGRAISKLGPRKLVVIGGLMLGAGYALTGFFGGTEFWAVCLGVGLVGGAGIGMGYVVPIAVGMRWFPDKKGMITGLAVAGFGFGAMGWVKMAGSWGHLIELYGLSTTFLIYGGIFSVLILVGSLWMTMPPKDWKPEGFVATTPAAIKGQQNFTVQEMLRTPQFFLLFLTFAVSAGAGLMSIGLMKLYPMEALQAAGYGPVEASAIAGTAMAVFFSLANGVGRIAWGTLSDKIGRRRSVVVMTSTQAIFLFGFTGMAGNEYLLYLGAMLIGFNFGGNFALFPTLTADIFGNDRVGQNYPFIFLSYGVGGIAGPLLGGMLGDMGNFPLAFSICGIACLVGAACTLLIHHPDHDEAIRPASVHGFLHQMHLDHLENVIEYAQHPDHFKRVMANQEGKDRDVA, encoded by the coding sequence ATGCAGGTTGATCGCACTTCAAACCGGTGGCTCGTAGTGCTTGGGTCGCTGCTCATTCAACTCAGCCTGGGGGCTATCTATGCTTGGTCGGTATTTACCCCGGCCCTAAGGGCTGCTGGCTGGAGCAAGGTCGACACACAGATAGTTTTTGCGGTTGGCCTGGTCACATTTGCATTGACCATGGTTTTTTCCGGTAGAGCTATTTCAAAATTGGGTCCTCGTAAACTTGTGGTAATAGGGGGCCTGATGCTTGGCGCTGGCTATGCCTTGACGGGTTTCTTTGGTGGGACCGAGTTTTGGGCTGTATGCCTGGGTGTCGGCCTGGTCGGCGGTGCTGGTATTGGTATGGGTTACGTCGTGCCAATTGCTGTCGGTATGCGGTGGTTTCCTGACAAAAAAGGCATGATCACCGGCCTGGCAGTTGCCGGATTTGGTTTCGGTGCCATGGGTTGGGTCAAGATGGCCGGGTCCTGGGGGCATCTTATTGAACTCTACGGATTGTCGACCACTTTTCTCATCTATGGCGGCATCTTCTCCGTTTTGATTCTTGTTGGCAGCCTTTGGATGACCATGCCACCCAAAGACTGGAAGCCCGAAGGATTCGTCGCCACAACCCCTGCGGCGATTAAGGGGCAGCAAAATTTTACCGTGCAGGAAATGCTGCGCACGCCCCAATTCTTTTTGCTGTTTCTCACATTTGCGGTGAGTGCCGGGGCCGGGCTAATGTCAATTGGCTTGATGAAACTCTACCCCATGGAAGCCCTGCAGGCAGCCGGCTATGGTCCTGTCGAGGCGAGTGCGATCGCTGGAACCGCCATGGCCGTATTCTTCAGTCTGGCCAATGGTGTGGGACGTATCGCGTGGGGAACCCTTAGCGACAAAATTGGGCGGCGGCGCTCTGTGGTGGTCATGACCTCAACCCAAGCTATTTTCCTGTTTGGCTTTACCGGTATGGCGGGCAATGAATACCTTCTGTATCTGGGTGCCATGCTGATAGGGTTTAATTTTGGCGGCAACTTTGCCCTGTTTCCAACACTCACCGCTGACATTTTCGGCAACGATAGGGTTGGTCAAAACTACCCGTTTATCTTCTTGTCCTACGGCGTTGGCGGCATTGCCGGACCGTTGCTAGGGGGCATGCTAGGCGATATGGGGAATTTTCCGTTGGCGTTTTCAATTTGCGGAATTGCCTGCCTTGTCGGCGCTGCATGTACTTTACTGATCCATCATCCAGACCATGACGAGGCAATACGCCCGGCGAGCGTCCACGGTTTCCTACATCAGATGCATCTCGACCATTTGGAAAATGTAATAGAGTACGCTCAGCATCCGGACCACTTCAAACGGGTTATGGCAAATCAGGAGGGCAAGGATCGTGACGTGGCTTAG
- a CDS encoding carboxymuconolactone decarboxylase family protein: MPQRYPELANDLSESISRLRTGIPDTMKGFSMMASAATVDGALDPKTKELIAIAIGVAVRCDGCIAFHSKAAEKNGASREEFLDTLGMAVYMGGGPSMVYAAQALDAYDQFAELSKKRTK, encoded by the coding sequence ATGCCACAACGCTATCCTGAATTAGCAAATGATCTGAGCGAATCTATCTCACGATTGAGAACGGGAATCCCTGACACAATGAAAGGGTTTTCTATGATGGCCTCAGCAGCAACAGTCGACGGTGCGCTTGATCCCAAGACGAAAGAATTGATCGCGATAGCAATTGGCGTCGCAGTACGTTGCGATGGATGTATCGCTTTCCATTCAAAAGCAGCAGAAAAAAATGGTGCCAGCCGAGAAGAATTTTTGGATACATTGGGTATGGCCGTCTACATGGGAGGCGGGCCATCAATGGTTTATGCGGCGCAAGCACTCGATGCATATGATCAGTTCGCGGAATTAAGTAAAAAACGCACTAAATGA